AGATAGCGCTCTTCCTCGCTAAACACACAGCCGCAGTATTTCTGGCGGTACATTCCGGCTTCCCTGGAAAGCCGTGTTCCCTCATCCCAAAGCTCTCTCCAGTCGCGGTAAAAGAAGCTCACTTGGTACTTTGCCGCCATCTCCTCCGCAATCTCTTTCAGCAGTTCGTGGTTTTGGTATTTGCTATAGAACAGCGTGCTGGAAAAAGCGTCAAAACCGTTTTCGGAAGCCGTTTTGGCTGCTGTTTCCAACCTCAGTCGGTAGCAGTGCCCGCATCTGGAGTCGAGCCTGTCCACAACCGCTTTCACGAAGTCCCTGAGGCCGTAATCATCTTTAACGATCAGCGGAAATCCCTCCCGCTCCGCGAAATCCTTCAGCGTTTGCAACCGCTGGCGATATTCTGTAACGGGATGGATGTTGGGGTTGTACCACAGCACCGAAACGTTTACAGCTTCGATTTTCAACTCCTGGTACGGGGCGATCAGGCAAGGCGCACAGCAGCTGTGCAGCAGCAGTTTTTCAGTCGCGGACATGGTGGGCCATGGTATCCGGCAGTTCCAGCGATAGTTCCACCAAACCGCCCAGTTCTCCATTTTGATACCAGGGCTGCTGGTAGATAAGCTTTTTTACACCCTGTTTTTCAATGGTGTAAACGTTGTTCTTTCCTGTAGCCAGCATATCCCTGATGATGGCCACGGAGCAGGGTTTGTGGCAATCGAAGAGGCTGGTGCCGATCAGCGCCGCGCCACCGCGGGAAGCGAAAGTGGCGCAGGCTTTCTCGTTCATTTCCAGGATCAGGCCGTCCCTGTCGCAGACCGTGATGGCGGCTGGAAAGTCCCTGATCCATTCGTGCATCAAAACTCCTTAAGCAGGTTCGAGGCCACGATCCCGCGCTGGATCTGGTTTGTGCCTTCGTAGATCTGCAGGATCTTGGCGTCGCGCATCATCTTTTCCACTGGATATTCCTTCATGTAGCCATAACCGCCAAGGATTTGCACGGCGTCGGTGGTAACCTGCATCGCCATGTCCGAAGCGAAATATTTGCACATGGCGGATTCCTTGCTGAAGTTGCGCTCGCCGGCATCGATCATCTTCGCCGTCTGCCAAACCAAAGCGCGGGCTGCCTCAATCTGAGTGGCCATGTCTGCCAGCATGAACTGGACAGCCTGGAAGCTCGAGATAGGCTTGCCGAACTGATGCCTTTCCTTGGAATACTTCACCGCCGCTTCAAAAGCGCCGCGGGCGATGCCCACAGCCTGAGAACCCACCATGGGGCGGGATTTGTCGAAAACCTTCATCGCGGTGATGAAGCCAGTTCCTTCGCGGCCCAGCAGATTGGCCTCGGGTACGGCGCAGTCCTCGAAGATCAGTTCCCGTGTGGCTGAAGCTCGGATGCCCATCTTGTTTTCCTTCTTGCCAAAGTTGAAGCCGGGAGTGCCTTTTTCCACTATGAAGCAGGAGCAGCCCCGGGCGCCCTTGGTTTTGTCCGTCATGGCGAAAACTGTGTAGATGCCTGCCTCGCCGCCGTTTGTGATCCATTGTTTGGTGCCGTTGAGGATGTAGTGGTCTCCTTCTTTGCGGGCAGTTGTTTCGATCGCTCCGGCGTCAGAACCGGCGTTCGCTTCGGTGAGCGCGAAAGCGGCAAGCTGCTCCCCGGCAGCGATTTGGGGCAGGTATTTCTTCTTCTGCTCTTCAGAACCGGCGATGGCGATGGGATACATGCCCAGGCCGGTGGCGCCAAAGGCCAGCGCGATGCCGGCGTCCACAGCGCAAAGCTCTTCTGTCACAACCACAAGGTCGGTCACTTTGCCGCTGATACCGTCATATTCTTCAGGCACAAGGATGGCGAAAAGGTCGCTTTGGCGCATCACTTCAACTATGTCCCAGGGAAAAATGCCTTCCTCGTCATATTTTTCAGAGAGAGGCCGCATCTTTTCTTCCGCGATGCGTTTCGCGATTTCCCTCATCTCGAGCTGGTCGTCACTTAAATAGTAGTTCATATCATAACTCCTTGAAAAGTATCATAGTTAATCAATGAACAGCTTTTTAGTTTGTAGCTGAGGCGTCAAGCAAAATCTGCCCTAATTGCAGATCAGCAATTTCCCCCTGTTATCCACGTCCGCTCCTTTCAGCACCCAGAAATAAACCCCGGCGGACAAGCCGTCCAGGCGGACTGAGGTTTCTCCTTTGGCCAGTTGTTGCTCATGGACCATTTGTCCCTTCAGGTTGTAAAGGCGGAATTCCCCCGCTTCGGAACCTTTGTCCAGATACAACGTTTCTCCCCGCTTGAGCGGATTTGGATAAACCCGGTGCCGCGCGGAAGGGAGCAGCTCATCGTTGGCGGCGGTTTCTTCGGGGACGACCAGGATGTCCGAGCTTGACAGCCCCACCTGGTATTGTCCCAGCAAAGTAAAATCGTGGCTGTAGGCGCGAACCAGCGAGAAAGTATCCCAGTTTTGTTTCAAAAGCGCGATCATGGCAGCATTGCCAGATACCATCGACGCTTCGTAGTTCAGTGGATTTGCCGCTCCGTGTTCAAGGCTGTGAGTGTCCGCGTTGTAGCTGTAGAGGGCGTTTCCGTAGCCTTCGCCGATGTAGCCTGTCCCGCCCGGGCTGATCCACAGCGAACCGGGATTGCCCCCAACGTCGAGGTGCTGGACGAGTTCCAGGGTGTCAAGGTCGATAATGTCCAGCTTGCCCGAGACGTTGCTCCAGTTGCCGGTGCAGGATACGTGCAGATATCCGTCCCGAAGCACCGCGAATTGAGGATTGGTCCAGGTCGGCACGGTCGCCGTAACGGCAAAGGAAGCCAGGTCGATAACGCTCACGGAGCTGTTAGCGTAGTTGTTATGGTAGCCGCCGGTATTGCAGACGTAGAGCCGCGTGCCGTCGGAACACAATCCCTGCGGCGCTGCGCCCACTTCCAGAGACCCCACCACGGAGTTGGTCTGCAGGCTTAGTTTATACACCCTGTTGGTGAAAAGGCCCGTCACATAGAGGAAATCACCCACTTTGAGCACATCGTAGGGATTGGAGGAAGGCGCAACCGGAAGATAGCGCTGATGGGCGCCGGTGAACCTGTTCAGCACCTGGACGGCGTTGTCACCGGTGCAGATCACGTAGATATGTTCCTCGTCCAGGTCCATAAGGTTGGGGGTCAGGCCCAGTTGGGCAAAGGAATTGTTCACGCTTCCGCTGTCAGTATCGATGCGTGAAAGCGTGCGGGAGGTGGAGTTGACCACGAAGATAACGTCGGCGGATAGCGCCGTCAGCGCCAGCAAAAG
Above is a genomic segment from Candidatus Cloacimonadota bacterium containing:
- a CDS encoding epoxyqueuosine reductase QueH; this translates as MSATEKLLLHSCCAPCLIAPYQELKIEAVNVSVLWYNPNIHPVTEYRQRLQTLKDFAEREGFPLIVKDDYGLRDFVKAVVDRLDSRCGHCYRLRLETAAKTASENGFDAFSSTLFYSKYQNHELLKEIAEEMAAKYQVSFFYRDWRELWDEGTRLSREAGMYRQKYCGCVFSEEERYLKRKQA
- a CDS encoding PAS domain-containing protein — its product is MHEWIRDFPAAITVCDRDGLILEMNEKACATFASRGGAALIGTSLFDCHKPCSVAIIRDMLATGKNNVYTIEKQGVKKLIYQQPWYQNGELGGLVELSLELPDTMAHHVRD
- a CDS encoding acyl-CoA dehydrogenase; amino-acid sequence: MNYYLSDDQLEMREIAKRIAEEKMRPLSEKYDEEGIFPWDIVEVMRQSDLFAILVPEEYDGISGKVTDLVVVTEELCAVDAGIALAFGATGLGMYPIAIAGSEEQKKKYLPQIAAGEQLAAFALTEANAGSDAGAIETTARKEGDHYILNGTKQWITNGGEAGIYTVFAMTDKTKGARGCSCFIVEKGTPGFNFGKKENKMGIRASATRELIFEDCAVPEANLLGREGTGFITAMKVFDKSRPMVGSQAVGIARGAFEAAVKYSKERHQFGKPISSFQAVQFMLADMATQIEAARALVWQTAKMIDAGERNFSKESAMCKYFASDMAMQVTTDAVQILGGYGYMKEYPVEKMMRDAKILQIYEGTNQIQRGIVASNLLKEF
- a CDS encoding T9SS type A sorting domain-containing protein → MPRTKQLIVALALLLALTALSADVIFVVNSTSRTLSRIDTDSGSVNNSFAQLGLTPNLMDLDEEHIYVICTGDNAVQVLNRFTGAHQRYLPVAPSSNPYDVLKVGDFLYVTGLFTNRVYKLSLQTNSVVGSLEVGAAPQGLCSDGTRLYVCNTGGYHNNYANSSVSVIDLASFAVTATVPTWTNPQFAVLRDGYLHVSCTGNWSNVSGKLDIIDLDTLELVQHLDVGGNPGSLWISPGGTGYIGEGYGNALYSYNADTHSLEHGAANPLNYEASMVSGNAAMIALLKQNWDTFSLVRAYSHDFTLLGQYQVGLSSSDILVVPEETAANDELLPSARHRVYPNPLKRGETLYLDKGSEAGEFRLYNLKGQMVHEQQLAKGETSVRLDGLSAGVYFWVLKGADVDNRGKLLICN